The Panicum virgatum strain AP13 chromosome 3N, P.virgatum_v5, whole genome shotgun sequence genome includes the window CTGAAGAGAGGCATGATCAGAAGCTTGAGAGGGGTAACCTAGCTCTTGAGAGGAGTTTGCACAGGAAGAATGAGATAAGGGTTGTACGGGGCTTCAAGGATCCATTTTGCTTAACTGGGAAAATTTACGTATATGATGGCCTCTACAAGATTCATGAGTCCTGGAAGGAGAGAACAAAGTCTGGTATCAATTGCTTCAAGTACAAGCTGCTGCGTGAACCTGGACAGCGTGATGGAGCTGCAATATGGAAGATGACTCAGAAATGGATAACTAATCCTGCTACCAGAGGCAGTGTTCTACTAGCCGATCTGTCATCTAAGGCTGAAATGTTGCCAGTTTGTCTTGTCAATGAGGTAGACCATGATAAAGGACCTGGACATTTCACCTATACTAATCAGGTCAAATACTTGAGGCCCCTTAGTTCTATGAAGAAGTTGCAGGGCTGCGGGTGCCAGAGTGTTTGCCTGCCTGGTGATTCCAGTTGTGCTTGTGGACAACATAATGGAGGTGATTTACCTTACAGTTCATCAGGATTGTTGTCATGCCGCAAACCAATAATCTATGAATGTGGTGATTCTTGCAACTGTTCTACAAATTGCCGGAACAGAGTGACCCAAAAGGGAGCCAGGTTACATTTTGAGGTCTTCAGGACCACCAACCGAGGCTGGGGTCTTCGCTGCTGGGACCCTATTCGTTCTGGTGCGTTTATATGTGAGTATGCCGGTGAAGTCATTGATGAGCTCAAAGTTAATCTCAATGATAGTGAAGATGATTACATTTTTCAGACTGTATGTCCTGGTGATAAGACTTTAAAATGGAATTGTGGGCCTGAACTGTTAGGTGAGGATAGCCCATACGTAACAGCAGATGAATTTGAGCCACTGCCCATCAAGATAAGTGCAAAGAACATGGGAAATGTCTCACGTTTCATTAACCACAGTTGCTCACCGAATGTCTTCTGGCAACCCGTTCAATATGACCATGGAGATGACAGGCATCCACATATAATGTTCTTTGCACTGAAGCATATTCCTCCCATGACAGAGCTGACTTATGACTATGGTGTTGCTGGAGCTGAGTCTAGTGGTTCAGGTTCTCGGAGGACGAAGAACTGCATGTGTGGATCACGAAACTGCCGGGGTTTATTTTGATTTGTCAAGACTTACGCGTTGCGGCTAATCAGATTCTGCTAGGTAAGGTTCTTTTACAGATTGGTTTATTTGTTTCATCATACATGCGGATATTTCTGATCATGCAATCTGGCTTCTGTCTGGAAACCAGTAGACATGAAAATTCTGGAAGAGAAATATGGTTATGTAGTCTAAGAGTGTTGTAGGCTTTTAGCACCTTTTAAAAACAATAGAGTTTTCTACAAACTGTAACATTTGTCAATATCTTTATCATCTATCAGGATCTTTAATTTTCATGTTTGAGGAGTACAAGGTAGAGTAAACTAAGAACaacattttatttttcatgtccATCTAGTGCACAGAACAAAGCCGCCTTGCACTATACACAACAAATTCAGATTATTTGTGACGTGTTGCTCCCTAAGTTCCTAGTTTTCTGGCTCATTATATGTATCAGAATCAAGCATTTATCTTCCCTCAGTACCagttaattttattttatttacattGTGCAAGCTAATTTTGGAGCTGCACATGTAGGGGgacctttctttgttcagtGTAAGTAGATGTTCGGATCCAAGCGCTAATGCCCcaaagtgctaaagtttagcactattCTATCCAAACGGGAGTGCTATGggtgggctaaactttagctaagattcaaaaactttagcaaaAGTGTAAGTGCTAATAGgcgctaaagtttagcactcaactttagcccatccaaacaggccctaaaatGCTGCACAAATTACCTGTTCTTCGCCCAGCATTGGACTACTACGTTTTGGTTTTAGCCTTGTATCCTTTGTTGGTGGGTGAAATCTGCCTGACATATTCTGTTTCACTGTTATTTCCTTTGTAGATCAATTCCACCAGACCCAAGTTTGAGCTACTATAAGGTATTGTGCCCCAAGGATGATGCACCGGAAGATGCCGTCGTTTGCGAATGTGAACTGTGAAGACAGAAAATCATCGCCGAACCGTAGAATTTCCATTTCCTTTGTCATGTGCCGCACACTCGCACTGCTTGGTGTCGGCTGCCCTGCCGTTTGCTCCGATGTTCATACATAGGGGCATGGATtgatgtgctgctgctgctgctgctgctactgctgcagcTAAATCGTGTCTAGCAGTCGTACCTGCTTTAGTAGTCCTTGGCCCTGTTTGCGCCGGACGCCTGGCTGTTGGCCGTGACTCCTTAGATTCTGTCATGTGAAGTTATCTGGTCTAGGATCATGTTGCTTTTGACTTGATTTCGTCGTCTCCCTTGCCGTTCGTCTTGCGCAGCGTTGTGGCTTGACTTCCGTCTGGTTCAGGTTTATGCTGAATGTTCGAGGAGCAAGGGAGTCTGTGAGCCCGACCTGTTCCTGATGCTGTTGTTGTGTTGCGCTGAGCCGCTGACCGGGTCCTGTTTCGGCTCCCTTCTCTCGTTCTACAGATGGAGGGAGGCTGGAGCGGCGTGCCGGTGTCTTGACTCTGGCGCCGGGACGCTGTTGCTTGCGTGCGCTTGCTATTGTTCGCTAAAAGCGATGGGCCGAGCCGAATGTACGAGAAGGAATCCGCATCCTCGCAGcatctccggcgccgccgccgctgccgtcgtcgtcgcggcAGGGCGCGCCGACGGCCCGCCCGTCTCGCATCACCCACCTGGCGTAGCGACCTGGCATCGTAGTCATCATGGTCATCATGGTAAGCTGATGCGTCTCGACCGACCACGGCCACGGGAGCCAGGAGGAGCGCCCCGGACGTGGCTGGCGCGCCGTGGCGGCGAGCGAGACCCGCAGCCCCCAGGCCTCGCGTGCAGCACGAGAGTCTGattccccctccccccccccccccccccccccacgcgtCGCGACGCGTCGCCAAGACAAACTCTCGATCTCAAACCAGCCGGCAAACGCCTCGGCGTCGCGCTCACATCCAACCGCTGGCTTGCGCCCCCCGCAACGCAGCGTGACGACACCGCGGATTCGATTCCCTCCCCTCCAACCTCCGTTGCCTTCCGTTCTTTTTTTTGAGGCGAGCCTTTCGATTTTCCGACGGCTGGTACCGCCTTTTGGGGCTCAGGAGTTGTTGAGCGAGCCTCGATCTCGACGCCTCCGTCGCCGGgagcgcgccatggccgccgcagcGGGCTCTCTGTCATCGTCCGCCGCGGCCGTACGGCCGCGATGAGCCCGGCGGTCCGGGTGGGGGCCGCTCCGTCCGCGCCCGGTCGGGGCgccagggtggcggcggcggcggcggcggaggaggcggtggtcGCGTGGCGGGAGCTGCGGGGCCGGGCCGCGGCGCTCGCAGCCGCGGCCGAGGAGCGGTCGGCCCTGGCCCGCCGCATTGAGGCCGCGCTCGAGGTGCGTCCGTGCCCGCCCTGCCACGACCGCGAATGGCCTGATGACcctaatcccccccccccccccccccccccccaattctGGCACCGAGTGGTTTGAATTTTGGTTTAGAAAATTATTTTCGATGTGGTGTGCCGCAGGTGAGGAGGGAGGCGCTGCGGCAGGCGGAGGCGCTGGGCGACCTGAGGCGGAGGCTGGACCTCCAGCGCGcgcgcgaggaggaggccgtcgtCGGCAGGAGGCGGGCGGCCGAGGCCGTCGAGCGGGGGAAGGAGCGGGTGCAGGAGCAGATCGAACGGGTGCTGCCGCTGTCCAGGGCCCTCACCGCCGCGTACCAGCGCGTGCAGGTACTCGAACCGATCCTTCTGCGGATTCGCGTCAATGCCAAGTGCAGCTATGTTGGATTCGGACTTGGATTGTCTGCGCCTGTGTACGGGAATCTAATATTCCCCCGCTGATTGCAGGCAGCGAAGCAGGCGTTATCTGGGGACAAGGCGAGGCTTGAGGATCTGCAGAGGCTGCTTAGGACGAGGCAGCAGTGCATGGTTGGCCAGGTTGCTGCTTTGTACCCTGTCAGGGTTTTCCATGATCTGCCACGACATGCAGAAAACCCTCTTGCCGATACTAATGGTGAGAATCCATTACTCATATGTCTCTCTTGATATCTCTCTTAGGAAACATACATTCTTAAATGAATTTGCCTGTTCATTCAAGAAAAATCGTTTTAGAAAAGAATGAGTTTTGCACTTTTGCTTGGTTTGTTCAGTAGTCCCTCTGTTAGCTCTATGAAGTTAGCAAGAAACTTTCCTTGTACGCTAGTGCTGACTTATATGTTTGGTGTTATGATGGAAATGCAGTGTTTTCATTTAGATTTTAGTCCATGACTTAATGCTGAATTTACCTCATCTCTATGATTATTTTTCCACCCTGGACAAATTTTGGTATCCATGCCATTGGTGGTAATCCAGTTCAGTGTTGGATATGCTAGTCTAGTTGGAGCATCACTCTCTGTGCTCCAGGGACCAGGGGAACCGAGTGGTTGCAACCATCACTGCTTAAAAAGAATCCACATTCATTGATTTTTTCCATCTGAGTTTTAATGCAGCTTGCTTAGGATATTCTTGTTTAAGGATCATAGGTAAACATCTGCATTATGTGTTTTTGCCTTTTTCCTACAACAAaattgaaggaaaaaaaaacattccaGAATCACCTTTTGAAACCATTTATGATGAGATGACAGAACACTTTCAGGGGAGTGTGGAGCACTTTCAGAGGAAAATAGAACACTTCCAGGAGCATATGGAACTCATGTACCCAGCGTCATTAAATCTCCTCAAGTGCGTGGTTTGACGCTTTTTGGCTGGCAAATTCTAAAGCCTAAAAGAAAGCAAAAGAATTACAGTGACAAGGAGCTTCAGAGGTCTGCAACTGTTCTGGGGTATGCAGCACATGTAAGTCTGTGTATTAGCTATTTTTTTACTCATTATAATAATGTGATGTCCTCTGAGCAGCATAAGTATCCCAACCCAACTGGGATTATTGTCCCACACAAGGGAGATAATTacccaaaaaataaatataaaaattgcACCACGGCATACTAATTTTGGAGAAGATCAGTTGAAGAACATTTGAGTTTTCATAGTTTCAGTTTGGAATGATACAAGGCACTATGGTCCTTTCAAATTTTCAGTTTATCTCAAATTTTAAAAACAATCTACCTGCATGTACGTCTGGTTTGGTACCTGATGCCATCAGAAGTTGCTTATCTCTTTTTATTTGTTGTAGGCAGTCTTGCTCATTGCCTCGTATCTCGATGTTCCCCTCCGATACCCTTTACGCTTTGGAGGATCCCGATCTTATGTGAGTGATTGCTTGCCTTCAGCAGCTGAAACAGCATGCTCTGCTTCAGCAGAACAGGCAAGCACGCACTGCGCCGAGTCTGAACTGACAGAATACCCCCTTTTCCTGGAATGCCAAGAAGACGACGCCGCTAGGGCCTCCTATGCCATTTATCTGTTGCACAAGGTTTGCACTTTCCTCTGAATCCTGTATAATAGCTgctgctctttttttttcctgcaaTGCTTGTTTGATCTAGTTTTCACCTGCAAACTGAGACTTGTGTGTTCATTTGCATGCGGATGATTAGGATACGGAGCAGCTTCTCAACTACATTGGAGCAGAGAGCTCTGGGAGGCACGTATTTGGTAACCTGCGAGAGCTTCTAAGGATCGTACTGTCCGATGAGTATGTGTACagatgatggatggatggattcgGTCCACGTGGTTCTGTAGTGCTTATGCTGTAGAGAGGTGCCATACAGATGCAAGTAGGtgtttttttctctccctctgTCAATTCTTTGGTGTGATTTTTGGCCTGTTTCGCTGCGCCAGGTTTTTGTATGCGCGGGAAAAATAGGCATGAAATGGAATGGTATTTCATTATTACGGAGTACATGAGTGGCGTCACATGCGCCTCGGCATCTACATGTGCGCTTCTGGTTTCTCTCCCAGTTGTCCCAGCCCAGGCAGACCAGACATTTTGTGCAAGCATCATCATGAACTTGCCGTTGAGGTCGCCTGACCGACACGCCACCTCATGGTTTCAATTTCAGCACGGTTCTCATCACAGGACGAGCAATAATATCCAGAAAAACCTCCCGAGGGCCATGGCTTTTCCGACCTGGCATTCTTGAGCCGGAAGCACGGCACTGATCCGGCGCTGTGCCGAAGAGGCAGCACGGCAAAAATGTGTGTTCAGATCCCACAAaaactccaaactttccatcacatcgaaacattaaatatagcaaatgatatatgcatggagtactaaatgtagttaaataaaaaactaattgcatatttttgatgtatgttgcgagacgaatcttttgagtctagttaggtcatggtagtaTAATATTTACAACAAATAAATGAAAAAtgttacagtgtgctacagtatccgatATAATTTTTCCCACTTTTTCCaggcatctaaacacagcctctaTAGTTCGCTCGCTCCAGAAAAGGCGGGGTTTTTTGATCTGCCTTCCTAAAGCCGGCGCACCAACACCTGATCTGAGCTGTGGCCATCATTGGCGCCCACAGGCTCCCGGCGGCGAAAGAGGAGagcccccccccgccccccgaAAGACGCTTTTCGGCGCCGTCCAGGACCAGACCCATCCCATCATCCATactggggtgtgtttagttggagAAAAGTTTGCGAAAAAAATTATTGTAGCACGTTTCGATTTTATTTGgtaactactccctccttccccgtttataaggcatggtggaacatgacacggtcttctaaacaacactttgaccatttatttattatatattatatcacttttgattataaacttataatcattgtaaaatatatttgattatgaatccaatcatatgaaatttgcattataaaaataaaaatttaatagtcaaattattggtcaaagatgacaagatttgaatcttgatatacgtgtatgccttataaacagggaaggagggagtattgtCCAACCATGaagtaattagtctcaaaagatttgtctcgtcatttacaatcaaactgtgcaattaattatattttttaactacatttaatacttcatgcatgtatcgtaaaattcgatgtgatatgcgtcagtgaaaaattttggaaacttttCGCGGAACTAAACATAGCCCTGAGGAAAAAGCCGCAACGAAGTTCCAAAAAAAAGCTTGACACATGCATATGCATGGaccattaaatgcagttgaaagaaataactaattacacagtctaactgattcctacgagataaatctaatgacactagttaattcataattaaacattaattattaaataacaataaaatatactacagtaaccaaatCCCAATTTTTTCACCAATTAAACATCCTCTCAGATGATCAGGTGCAGGTCGGCGGATCCCCCAACCCCACCGGCCACCACGGCCACCACCCACACCACACCCATCGCCACACGCTTCCCTCCAATACCAGAACCAGACCAGACACGCGGGAAAATACCCCACCCGCCCATCCCCTCCCCTGTCCCCTCGCGTCCCCgtcccgcggccgcggcgtggaCGCACGTGCCACCGCCACCCGGGGGCCGCCCGCCCCACTACCGTGCACCGTGCCGCCATGCCAATGCCATGCCATCCGCCTTGCCGGTGCGTTGCGCCCGCTCACTCCATCTCGAGCCTGTGCCTGTCTGGTACTCTGGTGCCCGCCCCGTGGCGCCGTGTTCCTGCCCTGCTGTCGCCTTCTTTTAGTTCCTTTCACCTCGACCAcccgccccgccaccgccatTGCCGCCCCGCCGCACTGGAGGCGCGCGCCAGCGGTGCGCGGCGCCCTAAGCCTGCCTTCCCCCTCCTGCTGCGGTGGCTGCCCCTGGCTGGCACCGCCGACGGCGATTACGACCGGGCGAGGCGATCCCTTGGTGTTATTTACCGCCTCCTTCCTGGCCTGCCTCTGGTttccgccgctgcccgccggtGACGCCTCCCCTTGCTGCGTTCCACGGGGGCGCTGCGCGCTTCGGCTTCTCAGATCCCGAGGGCGCGGATCCGATCGCCGGCTGCCTCAAGGTACGATCTATCACACAGCATCTGCAGCCTGTAGGCGATGTCGTTATTGTTTCTTTTTAACAACGTGGGGGTTGGCATTTGTTGCTGGGCACGCACACTAGATGCACCCATAAATCATCAAAGATTGCAAGGGGGTTCATGTGGGTtgtattctttgttgtgctttggCATTTATTGTTAGTTTATTATGCCTGATTGCCTGAACATGCCTTGGTCTAGCCTCGGCCTGGTGTGATCTGGGCATCAGCGAACCTACAGCCTGGTTATTGTTCACTTCATTTGTGGGCTAGCCAAGCATATCAAATTCACGGAGCTAACGTTGCTTGTGTTTTCTTCTGCTAGATTTGTGTAGACAACCGGGAGAGGGCAGGCCATGGGCGTCGAGGCAAAGCAGGATGCTCTGTGCAGTATCAAGAAAACTCTAAGGTCTGCTGTCAGAACGACCTGTAGATGCGCCTCTGAAAATTGGGCTCTGTTCAGTCTATTGCTACTGCCCTATCTGCTGTACAAGTATTCACCGGGTTTCTTCGCTTTCCTTCTCTCCAATTCTCCTGTCATTATATGCACGGCCCTTCTCCTTGGTGTACTGCTAAACTATGGGGGCGCACATCGTCCGGAGATCCGTGAAGATGTAAATATTAAAGGAGACCAGAGATTTTCGGTGCCTGCAATGAAGGAGGACATAATCAGGGAGGCAAGTGTTGGCAGAAGAGACAGTAACAAGTGTATTGATCTGGATGAAAATGCTCCTCTTCTGAAGGGACATGATCAACGAGATGAGAGAGTTGAAGCTGCAGGTGGTAGACCCGTGAAAGTTCTCACTTCTTATGCAGAGAAAGAGTCCAACAATGCATGTTTGAGCAAGGATAATGGCAATGAGTATGCCAACTTGTCCGAGGATGTACATCGGAGTAGAGTTGATGGGAAAGAAGCAGCCTTAGGTGTAT containing:
- the LOC120665097 gene encoding uncharacterized protein LOC120665097, which codes for MSPAVRVGAAPSAPGRGARVAAAAAAEEAVVAWRELRGRAAALAAAAEERSALARRIEAALEVRREALRQAEALGDLRRRLDLQRAREEEAVVGRRRAAEAVERGKERVQEQIERVLPLSRALTAAYQRVQAAKQALSGDKARLEDLQRLLRTRQQCMVGQVAALYPVRVFHDLPRHAENPLADTNGECGALSEENRTLPGAYGTHVPSVIKSPQVRGLTLFGWQILKPKRKQKNYSDKELQRSATVLGYAAHAVLLIASYLDVPLRYPLRFGGSRSYVSDCLPSAAETACSASAEQASTHCAESELTEYPLFLECQEDDAARASYAIYLLHKDTEQLLNYIGAESSGRHVFGNLRELLRIVLSDEYVYR
- the LOC120665095 gene encoding histone-lysine N-methyltransferase, H3 lysine-9 specific SUVH1-like gives rise to the protein MYRASNFIPDPYQELLDAKPLRSLAPMFPAPMGVNVNQSSTPPLVCVTPVGQFPTGFGAGNLPAFGSFATFSVTANGVSYAGTSANGPIDATPISAYKTRSGMPVDGDDPYSGNQTLSSERKRRGRPPGSGASRADGSNGKFKRPKPTYKNFVAGKELAFLPSTSDNREIVEAVHMTFEALRRRHLQMDETQDASRRADLKAGAIMMASNIRANSGKRVGTVPGVEIGDIFYFRMELCVIGLHAPSMGGIDYMTTKFGNDEDSVAICIVSAGGYENVDDDTDVLVYSGQGGNSRNTEERHDQKLERGNLALERSLHRKNEIRVVRGFKDPFCLTGKIYVYDGLYKIHESWKERTKSGINCFKYKLLREPGQRDGAAIWKMTQKWITNPATRGSVLLADLSSKAEMLPVCLVNEVDHDKGPGHFTYTNQVKYLRPLSSMKKLQGCGCQSVCLPGDSSCACGQHNGGDLPYSSSGLLSCRKPIIYECGDSCNCSTNCRNRVTQKGARLHFEVFRTTNRGWGLRCWDPIRSGAFICEYAGEVIDELKVNLNDSEDDYIFQTVCPGDKTLKWNCGPELLGEDSPYVTADEFEPLPIKISAKNMGNVSRFINHSCSPNVFWQPVQYDHGDDRHPHIMFFALKHIPPMTELTYDYGVAGAESSGSGSRRTKNCMCGSRNCRGLF